TGCCAGCGCTCGCGCGTCAGTTCCTCGTCGCGGTAGTAGCCCGAAAACAGGCCAAAGGGCTTGCCGCCGCCCGCCTCGTCGGTGCGGATGCAGATTTCGCCCGTCACGCCCGCGGGCACCTCCCTGCCGTCAGCGTCCACCACCGCCAGCCGGTAACCGGGCGCGGGCAGGCCCATGGAGCCCAGCCGGGGCTGCATCCAGGGGAAGGCCGTCAGGCAGCAGAGGGTGGTCTCGGTCTGGCCAAAGCCCTCGAAGATCTTCAATCCCTTCTTTTTGAGCCACTGGCTGTACACCTCGGGGTTGAGCGCCTCGCCCGCGGTGGTGCAGTGTTCCAAACTTGAAAGGTCGTACTGGCTTAAATCCTCCTTGATCATGTAGCGGTACATCGTCGGCGGCGCGCAGAAGGTGGTCACCTTGTACTTTTCCATCATGCGCAGGATATCCTGGGCGTGGAAGCGCGCAAAGTCGTAGGTAAACACCGCCGATTCCCCCAGCCACTGGCCATAGATCTTGCCCCAGAGTGCCTTGCCCCAGCCCGTATCCGAGATGGTGAAGTGCAGGCCCCCCTCCTTGACGCGGTGCCAGAAGCAGCCGGTGAGGATGTGGCCCAGCGGATAGAAAAAGTTGTGCCACACCATTTTGGGGTACCCCGTGGTGCCCGAGGTAAAGAACATCAGCATCATGTCCTCGCCGCGCGTGGCCTCCGCGCCGGTGGGGCGCACAAATACGTCGCTCGCCGCCGCCACGCCCGCGTCAAAGTCCAGCCAGCCGCCCTGCGCCTTTTCATGCGCGGTGACGGCGCGCAGCGCCAGCGTGGTGCATTCGTTCAGCGCCTCGTCCACGTGGCGCGTCACCTCGCCGTAGCCCGTGGCCACCAGCATTTTGATGCCGCCGGCGTTGCAGCGGTATACGTAGTCCTTGGCCATCAGCTGGTCGGTGGCGGGCACGGCTACCGCGCCCAGCTTGTGCAGGCCCAATAGCGCGTACCAGAACTGATAGTTGCGCCGCAGCACCAGCATTACCTTGTCCCCCTTTCGCACGCCCACGCTGCGGAAATAGTTCGCCGCCTGGTTGCTCAGGCGCCGCAAATCTTCAAAGGTGAAGACGCGCTCCTCCCCCTCGTTGCTGACCCACAGCATGGCGGTGGCGTCCGGCTTCTGCGCCGCAAGCACATCCACCACGTCAAAGCCGTAGTTAAAATCGTCGGGCGCCGTCACCTTGTAGTTGCGCGTAAGATCGTCCAGCGTGGCAAAATCATCGCGCGAGCGGCCCACATATTTTTCATACAGTGCCATAAATCGTTGTTCCCTCCTACCGGCTTATTTCATCACGACCGCAAGAAAGCGTGCGCGCTTGTTCTTCAGGGCGCGCATGGCGTGCGGAATGCCCGAATCAAAATAGACGCTGTCCCCGGCCTCCAGCGTGTAGCACTGCGTGCCAATGTAAAAGGCCATCGACCCCTCGATCATATAGTTGAGCTCCTGCCCCGCGTGGGCGTGCAGCTCGGGCGTCTCTTCCTCCCCCTTGGGTTCCACCGTTACCACAAAGGGCTCGGCTTTTTTCTTGCGGAAGGTAAAGGCGATGTGCTTGTAATCGTACGCCTCGCGGCGGTTGACCTCCAGCCCCTCGCCGCTGCGCACCAGGCAGCAGGTCGACAATTTGGGGGAATCGCCGCTCATAATGTCCACGACGTCCACACCCAGCCGGTTGGCCACATTGTAGAAAAAACTGAAGGAAAAATCCTTCTCCCCGCGCTCATAGGCGCGGTATTCCTCCAGCGTAACGCCGCAGCTTTGGGCCATCTGTTCTTCGGATACTTCCATAATCTCGCGCAGCTCCCGTATGCGCTGGGCAATCTCCATCAACTGTTCCGTAATCATGCTCAAGCCTCCTTGTCAACTTTGTGCCACGGTTTTCGCGGCAATAAAAAACGCTGCCATCCCTTCATTGGGACGCAGCGGCTTTCACCAGCAATGCTACGCGGTACCACCCAGTTTGGCTCCCCGTTTTCGGGCAAACCCACCTTAGCAGGGCTCCATCAAGCCCTCTGCCTGTAACGGGGCACGCCGTACGCCCCTACTGTTGCATCGATCAGGGCGTCTGCTCCGAAGGGATCGCCTGTTGCGCTGCCGCCGGCTCGCACCACACGCCGGCTCTCTGAAAAGGCAGGATTGCAAAAGGCACGCTTCATCCTTGCATTTTGGTTCGCTGTTGTATGAAATTGGTATCACTATACACGACGCGCAGGCCTTTGTCAATGCGTTGCGGCGCATTTTTCACCGTTTTGTCCGCCGGCGCGGCGCACCGTTTTGCTGTAATTGGCATAATTTGTTATAGTTTTTTATTTTTTTGTATTGCCATACGTTGAATTCCTGCATATAATTTGAATATATTCTGTGTGACAATCATGTGACGTGAGAAGAGAATGCAGGCAGCATGCATGTGTGCATCACGCCTAAGGAGGCATTGTTTTGAGAAGGATCCACCGGCTTTTCATCGCTGCGCTGGCGTTTTTGGTCGCAGCCAGCCTTTTTCCCGTCCCCACGCGCGCGGACGGCGCGGCCGTCACCTACCGCATCGGCGCGGGCGGGGATTATGCAACCATCCAGCAGGCGCTTGACGCGCTGGACGGTTCGGCCAGCGAGGTCACGCTGCAGCTGCTTGCGGCCAACAGCGATGCCACACTCTCTGTGCCCGCAGACCGGCAGCTTGACAAGCTCACCATTGAGGCGAAGACGTATAAGGTGTGCACCACCCTTTACGCAAACGGCGTGCCCACCCGCATTGTGGGCGGTTCCCTCTCCAATGCCTTTGGCGGAGCGAGGAATTCGGATATTGCGGGCGATACCAGCCTAACGCTTGAGGGCACGCGCATCAACGGCAACGTCTTTGGCGGCGGCGAGGCAACCGCAGGCCAGCACGCCAACGTCTCCGGCACCGCGCGCCTATCCATCCTCAATAACGGCGCGCTCATTACCGTGATGGGCATTACCTGCGGCGGGGGCTACGCGCAGGCCGGCGGTACCGCGCAGTGCGGTGCGGTGGACTTCACTATGCGCGGCATGCGCATCAACAACTATCTCGGCGGCGGCTACGCCGCCGGCGCGGGCGCGAATGCGGACGTATCGGGCGCCATCACCCACACCTGGTCGGGCAACGACAACAACGATATCTACTTCGGCGGTTACGCCGCGGGCGAGAACGCAAGCGCAAAGGCGGGTTCGGTCTATGCAGACGTGCGCGACTGTGAGGTAGCGGTCCCCTATGGCGGCGGATACGCAAACGGCGCGGGTGCGGACGCCAGCGTGCTGGGTGCCATCGACATCCACTTCGGCGAGGGCAGCCTCTGCAACGCCTATATCTATGGGGGCGGCTACGCGCAGAGCGGCGGCACGGCCAACGCCTCCTCCACCAGCGTTTCCTTTGACGCCTCCACCTTCCTCGTCTATGAGCAGCTGGGAAAAGTGGTATGCGGCGTCATCAAGGCAGGCGGACGCGCCTCCGGCGCGGATGCGCAGGCGAACGTGACGGGCCAGGCGGCGCTTTCCTTTACAAACAGCACCACCGGCAGCAACATCTACGCGGGCGGCGAGGCGAGCGCCCAGGGCACGGCCAACGTGGGCAGCGCCAAGCTGACGTTAGTCAACTGCCAGAGCGGAACCTACGACGGCCAGCGCTACACCGCCGATCAAATCGTAGGCGGCGGCGAGGCGAGCGGCGGCACAGCGCAGGTGCTGGGCAATGTACAGATCCAGGTGCAGGACAGCGTCGTGCAGGATATCGTGCTTGGCGGCACCATTGAAAGCGCGGGCAACGCCCAGGTCGCGGGAGACGCGCAGTGCGTGGTGGCGGGCGCAAGCCAGATCGAGGGCGGCCTTTACGGCCAGAGCGTTGTGCTGGACGATTCGGTCGGCCAGGGCGCGGTTGCGGGCACATCCAATGTAACGCTGCAAACCACCGCGCCCGTGACACTGGATACCATCGACAACCTGGATGCGCTGCTTCTCTCCCAGCCGCTGACGGTGACGGGCAGTGTCCGCGCGCCGGAGGGCAAGACGCAGCTGGGGCTTACGCCCGGCGCAGCCTTTGCCCCGGGCGACGTGCTGCTCACCTACGCGGGCGGCGACACGGCGCAGGACTGGTTCGCCTCCGATACCAACCGGCTGCCCAGCAGCAGCGGCGCGTCGGGTACGGACTGGGCGCTGGGCGCGGCGTATTACACCATCACCACCTCTGCGGGGCCGCATGGCAGCGTCACGCCCACCCACAGCGTGGACGCGGGATCGGACACGCAGGTTTTGCTCAC
Above is a window of Maliibacterium massiliense DNA encoding:
- a CDS encoding cupin domain-containing protein, translated to MITEQLMEIAQRIRELREIMEVSEEQMAQSCGVTLEEYRAYERGEKDFSFSFFYNVANRLGVDVVDIMSGDSPKLSTCCLVRSGEGLEVNRREAYDYKHIAFTFRKKKAEPFVVTVEPKGEEETPELHAHAGQELNYMIEGSMAFYIGTQCYTLEAGDSVYFDSGIPHAMRALKNKRARFLAVVMK
- a CDS encoding AMP-binding protein; translation: MALYEKYVGRSRDDFATLDDLTRNYKVTAPDDFNYGFDVVDVLAAQKPDATAMLWVSNEGEERVFTFEDLRRLSNQAANYFRSVGVRKGDKVMLVLRRNYQFWYALLGLHKLGAVAVPATDQLMAKDYVYRCNAGGIKMLVATGYGEVTRHVDEALNECTTLALRAVTAHEKAQGGWLDFDAGVAAASDVFVRPTGAEATRGEDMMLMFFTSGTTGYPKMVWHNFFYPLGHILTGCFWHRVKEGGLHFTISDTGWGKALWGKIYGQWLGESAVFTYDFARFHAQDILRMMEKYKVTTFCAPPTMYRYMIKEDLSQYDLSSLEHCTTAGEALNPEVYSQWLKKKGLKIFEGFGQTETTLCCLTAFPWMQPRLGSMGLPAPGYRLAVVDADGREVPAGVTGEICIRTDEAGGGKPFGLFSGYYRDEELTRERWHDDLYHTGDTAYKDELGFLWYVGRIDDVIKSSGYRIGPFEVESALMEHPSVLECAVTGVPDPDRGFVVKATIVLARGYEGTPALTKELQSHVKRVTAPYKYPRVIEYVEELPKTISGKIRRVEIRQKDMQAYRK